The nucleotide window CTGCTGCTGCACGGGTCCACGAGAGCCCACTGGTCAACAAATCGGAAATAAGTGGCTGGATCAGATTGGCTGCCATTGAGCAGGACAACGCTTCGAAGCAGGAAAGCCTGCTGATGGTCAATCCCTCTGCAACAGAAACCTTTCAGCCTTACTGGGATGCACATTTCCTGCAAGGCTTTGCACCACAGTTTTACAGCCTCAAGCAAGACGAAAAACTTGCCGTTTTCAGTTTGCCCGAAATAGACCTTGATCAGGTCATCCCCTTGGGGTTTGTGAAAAACGAAGCCCATGCCTTCCGTGTTGCGCTTTTAGAAAACAAGACTAATGCCAGACTTTTCCTTTACGACCGCAAACTGGATACTGAACACCCCTTGCAACAGGGCAATCCCTACCTGTTCACGGCAGAAACGGACGATGATCCGCTGCGGTTTGAGCTGCGGTTTAAGTCTGCAAATTCAACAGGGATAGGGCAACACATTCAGGAAAAGGCGGTTGAGATTTACGCTGCAGCAAAAGTTTTATATCTCAAATTTCCGATGGAAGAGGGAGGAAGAACTATGGAGGTCTTCGATCCCGGGGGCAGACTGCTATTGACAAGATCCCTGGGTGCGGGGCGGCAGCATTCCATCAAGATGGACGTGGAAGCAGGCATCTATTTTGTCAGGATTAAGGGTAAGCGTTGGACTGTTTCCAAAAAGATCTTTGTGATATGAAAAATACCTGGAGCTGTTGTCGCTATAAAAAAGGGAGGGGAATCTTCAGCATGAAAACCAAGTTTAGGTTATTATTGCTATTCAGTGTTTTATTGTTTTTCCCCATCGCAACCACTGGACAGCCTGGCAATCCACCCCATCATCCACCAGGGCATGGTTTGCCGGGCGACCAGAAACCTCACGACACCCCACCTGGAAGTGGTTTAGTCATCCTGACCCTGGTGGGCCTGGCCTGGGGGATTAGGAAAACTTTTAAGGACCATAGGCGGGATAAACCCTAGGGGTTTTACCAAAAATAAAGACCTTTCAAATTGCGTTGGATTTTTAACCTTTTCTTATTCCACTTTTAAAGGAACACAAGCCTGCTTTTTATGTAAATTTGTAAACTTTTTCAAACAAGCACATTAATCGGTAATTGTGTTTTCACGTTGAATCTTAACTCCTTAGCTTTGAGCCAAACCCCTCCCCGCCTTTACCTTTCCTCACCCCATATGGGTGATACAGAACAAGTATTTGTAAAGGAAGCTTTTGACACCAACTGGGTAGCCCCCCTGGGCCCCAATGTGGATGGCTTTGAGGGCGACCTCCAGGAATATACCGGTTCAGCCCACGCAGCAGCGCTGAGCAGCGGGACCGCAGCCCTGCACCTTTCGCTGATAATGCTGGGGGTTAAGCCAGGTGATCCTGTCATTTGCCAGAGCCTCACCTTTTCGGCCAGCGCAAACCCCATTGCCTACCTGGGTGCTGTACCGGTCTTTGTTGACAGCGAACCCAAGACCTGGAATATGTGCCCCAATGCTTTGGAGCAAGCCGTAAAAGACCTGACCTCAAAAGGGAAAAAACCCAAAGCCATCATCCCGGTGCATCTGTATGGTATGCCCGCAAAGATGGATGAAATCATGGGGATTGCGCAACACTTCGATATTCCCATTGTGGAAGATGCAGCAGAAGCCCTGGGCTCGGAAATCAATGGACGTAAGTGCGGTACCTTTGGCAAGCTGGGCATCCTAAGCTTCAACGGCAATAAGATCATCACCACCAGCGGGGGCGGTGCGCTGCTCTCTGACGATGAGGCCCTGATTAAAAAAGCCCGTTTCCTGGCCACACAGGCACGCGACCCCGCCCCTCATTACCAGCACAGTCATATCGGGTATAACTACCGGATGAGCAATGTGTTAGCTGGAATTGGCAGAGGGCAAATGAAGGTGCTTCCGCAACGCATTGACCAGCGTCGGGCTAATTTCGACTTCTATCAGGAGTTGTTGGGAGGGATTCCCGGGATACGATTTCTGACGGAACCAGCTGGCTGTTTTTCCAATCGCTGGCTGACCACTATGCTTATCGACCCGCAAGAAACCGGGGGCATTACCCGTGAAGATATCAGGCAAGCCTTGGAGGCCCGTAACATTGAATCGCGACCGCTCTGGAAACCCATGCATTTGCAGCCCATTTTCAAGGAATATCCTTATTTTGGGGGGCAGGTAGCAGAGAAGTTGTTTGAATACGGGCTCTGTATGCCTTCCGGATCGAATATGACTGCAGAGGAAAAGGAACGCATTGCTGAGGTGATGAAGCTTTTATTTCATTTGAAATAACCACAATGAATTGGGAAGGCCTGAAAATGAATGATAAAGCACTGTATTTTTATTGTAAAAGGACTTCTGGCTCTCAATTTCACGATGGAACTGTAACTTTTTATTAATTGTGTTTTCGTTTTTTCGTTTAAATTTGCAAGAGAATCCACAAAACGGGTTTCTTTCCTCCCTAAACTGACACTATGAAGGTCCAGAACACACAGTTGTATAGGTTGTTACTGAAGCTTTACGGTCGTTATTATAACAGGTTTTTGCCCCGATGGTACGTGTTGGTTTTCGATATCCTGGTCATTTTCTTCCTGTTTTTTCTTGCTTACGCCATTCGCCTGAATTTTAAGCTGGCGGAAATGCCCATGGATGTAGTGTCCGTGAGGGCCGTATTTACCATAATGGTTTATTCGGTTTTTATGTTTGTTTTCCGTTCCTTTTCAGGTATCATTCGTCATACCGGACTTCACGAGATCGCAAGGGTGCTTCAGGCTCTGGGGTTTTCATTTATGGCGCTGATTCTTTTGACGGCCCTTGCTGACTTGTTTCATTATCCGATTTCCTTTTTTCCCCGCTATGCTGTTCTGCTGATTCACTTTTTGTTGTCATTTTTTGTTCTTACCGGGGCACGGCTTGTGATCAAGACCATTTTTCACCGTTTGGTGAGAGCCAATATTAAACTGAAACGCAGGGTCATCATCTTTGGGGCGGGAAGCGCAGGCATGGTGACCCGCAGTGCGCTGATGCAGGACAGCCTCATCAATTACCAGGTGATGGCCTTTGTGGATGATAATCCGGGCAAAACACGCAAAATGCTGGACGGGATTCCAGTGATGCTCCCCGAAAAGGTTTTTAACAACCTTTTCATAAACGAAAGTCGTGCCGATCAGTTAATCATTGCTGTTCAAAACCTGAGTATTGACCGCCGTAAAGACCTGATCGAAAAAGGGCTTGAGTACCAGCTTGAGGTAAAGGTGATGCCCCCAGTACGCGACTGGATTAACGGCAAGCTGAGCACCTCACAGCTTAGGCGTGCACGTATCGAGGAACTTCTGGAACGCCCGCCAATCAGGTTGGGCGTTGAACATGTGGCCCGGGAGCTTGAAGGGAAAGTAGTGCTAATCACAGGTGCAGCAGGAAGCATTGGTTCGGGCTTGGTGCGTCAGGTAATAACCTATAAACCCCGCAAACTTGTTTTACTCGATCAAGCCGAATCCGCGCTTTACGATCTGCAGTTTGAGATCAATCAAAGCCCTGAATTAAAACCCTATGCCGAGAGAGCTGAATATGTGGTGGGAAGCATCCGCGACCAGCACCGTATGGAGAAGCTTTTTTACACATTCAGTCCGGAAGTGATTTACCATGCCGCTGCTTACAAGCACGTGCCCATGATGGAAGACAACCCCTATGAGGCGGTGTCGGTCAATGTTTTCGGTACCCACATTCTTGCCGACCTGGCAATAAAATACAAGGCCAAGAAATTTGTAATGGTTTCTACCGATAAGGCGGTGAATCCTACCAATGTGATGGGAGCCTCGAAGCGCATCGCCGAGATCTATGTACAAAGTATGGAGGAAGGAGGCACCCAATTTGTGACCACACGTTTTGGCAATGTGCTGGACAGTAACGGATCGGTGATCCCGCTCTTCAGGAAACAAATTGAACAGGGCGGCCCGGTTACCATTACCCACACCGAGATCACCCGATATTTTATGATGATCCCTGAAGCCTGCAGCCTGGTGCTTGAGGCTGGCACCATGGGGAACGGGGGGGAGATCTTTGTTTTTGATATGGGTGAACCCGTTAAAATCTCACACCTGGCAGAAAAAATGATTCAGCTTTCTGGTTATGTTCCAAACCAGGATATATTGATCAAGGAGATCGGCTTGCGCCCCGGGGAAAAACTATTTGAGGAGCTGCTCAATAATAATGAGAACACCCTGCCCACTCACCATCCCAAGATCCTGCGGGCCAGGGTTACCATTTATAGCCGCTCAGAAGTCCTCAACCATTTGAAAGAACTGGATAGAATTCTCAAAACAGGCGACAACTTTGCCCTGGTTGAAGAAATGAAAAAAATGGTGCCGGAATTCATTTCCAACAATTCCATTTACGAGGTCCTGGATGAAAAATTTGAACCTCTTGAATAAATGTTGATCTATACATCACTTTTCTCGTTTTTCTTTTAATTATCCCTCTTTAAGGTTTTCAATCCATATGCCCGTCCTTCTGAAATCCTTACTTTCTGTTCTTCCCTTTTTCTGGTTTTTGGCAGCTGTCGCTTTGATCTTTGGCTTATGGAAGAAAAAACGTCTGGCACGTTGGTTTGGAATATTTGCGCTGGTCTGGTTGTTGACAACCAGCACGGGTCCCCTGCCCCGTTTGCTGATCAGCGGCCTGGAAAACCGTTATGG belongs to Bacteroides sp. and includes:
- a CDS encoding nucleoside-diphosphate sugar epimerase/dehydratase, giving the protein MKVQNTQLYRLLLKLYGRYYNRFLPRWYVLVFDILVIFFLFFLAYAIRLNFKLAEMPMDVVSVRAVFTIMVYSVFMFVFRSFSGIIRHTGLHEIARVLQALGFSFMALILLTALADLFHYPISFFPRYAVLLIHFLLSFFVLTGARLVIKTIFHRLVRANIKLKRRVIIFGAGSAGMVTRSALMQDSLINYQVMAFVDDNPGKTRKMLDGIPVMLPEKVFNNLFINESRADQLIIAVQNLSIDRRKDLIEKGLEYQLEVKVMPPVRDWINGKLSTSQLRRARIEELLERPPIRLGVEHVARELEGKVVLITGAAGSIGSGLVRQVITYKPRKLVLLDQAESALYDLQFEINQSPELKPYAERAEYVVGSIRDQHRMEKLFYTFSPEVIYHAAAYKHVPMMEDNPYEAVSVNVFGTHILADLAIKYKAKKFVMVSTDKAVNPTNVMGASKRIAEIYVQSMEEGGTQFVTTRFGNVLDSNGSVIPLFRKQIEQGGPVTITHTEITRYFMMIPEACSLVLEAGTMGNGGEIFVFDMGEPVKISHLAEKMIQLSGYVPNQDILIKEIGLRPGEKLFEELLNNNENTLPTHHPKILRARVTIYSRSEVLNHLKELDRILKTGDNFALVEEMKKMVPEFISNNSIYEVLDEKFEPLE
- a CDS encoding T9SS type A sorting domain-containing protein, with the protein product EGGSLIHPNADVPATVNRNLAAANWNDCTDGWHLVSSPVEDQLITGEWTPSGMGNDYDFYAWSEPQQLWLNQKESSNGINRFVPGEGYLLAYEQGGAKAFAGELTAGDITRTLTYTEGEDFSGWNLLGNPFPSGLLWNHDLDIWGDLQAMNINAFAHTWDSNSKSYVVVPPGGCIPAGQGFMVQLTGGASADLTLPAAARVHESPLVNKSEISGWIRLAAIEQDNASKQESLLMVNPSATETFQPYWDAHFLQGFAPQFYSLKQDEKLAVFSLPEIDLDQVIPLGFVKNEAHAFRVALLENKTNARLFLYDRKLDTEHPLQQGNPYLFTAETDDDPLRFELRFKSANSTGIGQHIQEKAVEIYAAAKVLYLKFPMEEGGRTMEVFDPGGRLLLTRSLGAGRQHSIKMDVEAGIYFVRIKGKRWTVSKKIFVI
- a CDS encoding aminotransferase class I/II-fold pyridoxal phosphate-dependent enzyme; protein product: MGDTEQVFVKEAFDTNWVAPLGPNVDGFEGDLQEYTGSAHAAALSSGTAALHLSLIMLGVKPGDPVICQSLTFSASANPIAYLGAVPVFVDSEPKTWNMCPNALEQAVKDLTSKGKKPKAIIPVHLYGMPAKMDEIMGIAQHFDIPIVEDAAEALGSEINGRKCGTFGKLGILSFNGNKIITTSGGGALLSDDEALIKKARFLATQARDPAPHYQHSHIGYNYRMSNVLAGIGRGQMKVLPQRIDQRRANFDFYQELLGGIPGIRFLTEPAGCFSNRWLTTMLIDPQETGGITREDIRQALEARNIESRPLWKPMHLQPIFKEYPYFGGQVAEKLFEYGLCMPSGSNMTAEEKERIAEVMKLLFHLK